CGTCGGAAATTACATTCTTGATTTTTACTGCCCGTCCGAGAAACTCGCGATAGCGCTCGACGGGGCTCGCCATTATTCCGGTGAGGGTGCCGCATATGATCGCGAAAGGTGTGCGTATCTCGAATCCAAAGGCATTCGATTACTCCGGTTTGAGAACGAACGCGTATTTCAGGACCGTGATTGGGTCGCCGATATGATCCGCGATAATTTCAGATCTGGAGCGGCGGCACCGACTAGGATCTATAAACGCGGACGAAGTCGGGATGAGGATGAATCGTCGGGTTAGGGGCACGGTCAAGTTTTTCTCTAGATATTTTATTCGAGCGTGAGAACCACCCCGTCAGCGGAAGCCGCTGCCACCCCTCCTTGGTAAGGAGGGGAGTTTGAGGATTCTGAAATCAGCACCACGGGTTCGCCGTCGGCATCACCCGTCGCTTTGTGCTGATGCCCGCGTTCGCGGCACTAATGCTTTGATCGTTCATTGAGGCCGCCGAACAGATCCATTGACACCGACCGGCAACAGGTACAAAATGACGCGATCGGTGCTTCGCAAAACCGCACGACCGGCGACCGGCCAAAATACATCGCCCTTTCGCTCGATCGCATCGAGGGAGACGGACAAGGTCAGGAGAAGTTTGATGAAAGATCAATGTATCGAGGTCGTGACGCGAATCTCTGCATCGAAACGGTAATACTTATCGCTCACACGATCGAATCGTATGAATGTAAATAGAGAATCGCACATTTGCAAGTTTGATCCCGATTTCTCCTGACGCATATTAGCATGAGGCGGCCGAGCGGCTAATGACGAAGTATTCCGAAAACTACCCGTTAAACGAAGACAGACGATAGCGACGTTTCCCGAATAGTTATTTCGGTCAAGCGGGCGATTGTTGCGAAGACGATACTTTGGCGCTACCTTTTGTTTATGAAAATTCACCTTTTGGCGAGTCTGCTTCTATTCGGCTATTTCTCAACGTTCCCGCAGACACGGGATTCGAAACTCGATGCAAGTGCGATCTTCGAACGGTCCGCAAAGTCTGTGGTCGTCGTATTCTGTGGAAACGCAGAAGGCAAATTCGTCCAAGGAAGTGGGGTTATCCTACGCGCGGATGGCGTCATAGCCACAAATTTTCATGTCGTTGGCAATGCTTACACCTGCCGAGTAAAGCTCTCTAGTGGGGATGTGTATGACGATGTTTCAATCCTACAAACCGACGAGCGTAAAGACATTGCCATCATACAAATCAGGGGTATGAACTTGCCGGCACTCACAATGGCGGACTCTGACCAAGTGAAGGTAGGGTCAACTGTTTATGCGGTTGGGGCACCTCTGGGTTTGGAAGGATCGATAACGTCTGGCCTCATCAGTTCTATACGCCCAGTCAATGAGATGTTTTCATGGGCTGAGGGGTTTCGAGTCATGCAGATCAGTACGCCGGTCACACACGGGAGTAGCGGTTGCCCGGTTCTTAACGAAAAAGGCGAGGTCATCGGGTTAGTATTTGCAGCACGCGTCGAAGGGCAAAACCTTAACGCCGCCATCCCTATAAATTATGTACATCCGCTTGTTAGTACGAGTGTCGCCGCGACTGCGTTAAAACAGTTTCCAAAAGCCGTTCCCACCAACGTCACCGCGACACCAAAGGTTATAAATGAGAGTATTAACGGTCTCGCCGGTGTGTATTCCGGTAATTGGGCAAGCGAAAACTTTCCCAGCTCGGGCTCCCTTGTGATCACCATTTCGGTCAAAGACCAACTCGCAACGGTTAACGCTGTCTTCACAGGTAGTGAGGTCCTTAACCAGGAGGAGTTCGTGGCCAAGTTTACGTCCATAGGCAGTGGGGTCTTGAAAATGGAATACGTTGGTAAAACGACTGGAATTACTGGAACCGGAATTCTGAATGACGGAAGATTTAGCGGTGATTACAAATTCGACCCAGATTCTGGTAAATGGTCATTAGCACTCAAAGGGATGCCGGATGCACCCATCGTCGTCACGGCACCACCCACGGCACCGTCAAAGGGCGTTTCAACGAAAGACGATTACGAATATGGAAGCCTCTCCGAACTTCGCGGTATCAAGAAAATCTACATACAGACCGGTATCGAAACGTCATATCGAGAACAGATCATTAGGGCGCTTGAGAAAACGGGTCTAAACCTTCAGATCCTAGCTTCTGAGGAAAATGCCGAATGCGTTATCATCTTTCGCAATGAATTGATTAATGAACCTTGGTTCAGCGGAAGCGCAGCGATAGTAGAAAAGAGTCTCGGGCAGGGAATGGTTATTCTTGTGGGCAAGGGTCAGCAACGGCACAAGTTGCTATACAAATTCCGGGAGACGAAGGACAGTTGGTTTGAAGGAAAACCAATTGGAAAGTTTGCGAAGATTGTCGCAGCGGGGTTTAAGGATGCAAACCGCTAACTGCGGTGCGGACGAACGGAAGATGGGTCTGGCCTTCGATGTTGCGATTCGAGGTTGGTATTCGACACCGATGGTTTCGGGAATCAGGAAAGACGGGTCAGGCACTGCGATCCTATGCCATACGGACAGAAACGTGAGTGTGATGTGTCGGAGAGTCCGTTGAGTCTGTCGGGTCTACCGAGTCTTTTGAGTGTGGAGCGTGGAATTCGATAGAGAACCACCCCGTCAGCGACGCGATGCGACACCCTTCGTAAGGAGCGGAGCTTTTATGTTGTATTTGATCTGACTGTGTGTTAAAAACTAACCTCAAGTGGATTCTTCGCGCAGGCGGCGTAAGTTTAACAAGGAACAAACATAAGTGATCACTGAAAACGGTGTGGAAACGGCATTTTCGGCGGCTGATGACAAGGCTGTGGTGCTCGCGGGCGACTATTTGAACAAGCTCTCGGGCGAGGCTATCGAGCGTGAGTGCAAGACCAAGCTCGAATCCGGCGTAAAGGAGTTGGTCGTCGATTTTTCGCAGACCGAGATCATCAACAGTATCGGCATCTCGATCCTGCTCGGCGTGATCGACACGGCCGCCAATTCCGGTGCAAAGGTAGTTTTCTCGGACTTGAACGAAGAATCGGCGGAGCTTTTTGAAATGCTCGGCCTGACCAAGCATGTGGAAGTCGTGAAGTCGTGAAGTCGTGAAGTCGTGAATCGTGAATCGTGAATGGTGAATGGTGAATGGTGAATAGTGAATAGTGAATCGGGAATGGTGAAGTCGTGAAGTCGTGAATCGTGAAGTCGTGAATCGTGAATCGTGAATGGTGAATGGTGAATGGTGAATAGTGAATAGTGAATCGGGAATGGTGAAGTCGTGAAGTCGTGAATCGTGAAGTCGTGAAGTCGTGAATGGTGAATCGTGAATCGTGAATAGTGAATCGGGAATGGTGAAGTCGTGAATAGTGAATCGATCGACTTGGACGACGAACGACGATTCACCAGCGACGATTCACGAACGACGATCCACGAACGACGATCCACGAACGACGATCCACGAACGACGATTCACGAACGACGATTCACGACCGACGACTCACGACCGACGATTCACGAACGACGATTCACAATTCACGACCGACGATTCACGCTAATTATGCGTTCTCACGAAAAACTGGATGTTTGGAAAAGGTCCATCGATCTGGTTGTGTTTGTCTATCGGTTGACGGAGAATTTTCCGTCGGAAGAGAAATTTGGATTGACGTCTCAGATCCGGCGGGCAGCGGTATCGATACCGGCAAATATTGCGGAAGGCGCGGCCCGCGAAACAGACAAGGATTTCGGACGATTTTTGACGATCGCCCAGGGTTCGGCCAGTGAGGTCGAGACCGAGTTACTGATCGCAAATCGACTTGGGTTTTTGTCAACCAAAGACTTTGACGAAGCGATGGCCTCACTTGATGGCATTGGCCGAATGATAACAGGCCTGTCGAAACACCTTAAACGAAAATCGACAACTTGAGGGTCAGGACCAACAATTCACGAACGACGATTCACGATTCACAAACAACGATTCACGACCGACGATTCACGAACCACGAACCAATGATCGAACAACGAACAAAACTGATCCACGCATTTGGGGCTTTGGCGGACCTTGGGCAGGAAGTTGCGAATAAGAACAACTTTCAGGAAACGATCCGAACGGCACTGCACCTGATATCGGGTTCGCTGGCGATAATGCGCGGCGGGGTGGCGAGGTATTCGCGATTCGGCCACGAACTGAATATGCTCGCCGTGCGCGGCTTGGGCGATGATTTTCCGCTCAGTCTGTCGCTCTGTCTGGAGGACGAACGCCAGTTTTTGGCGAACGGCCTGAACCCGATCGAAACGGCGGCGGCGAGGGTTTTGCCGTTCTTTCAGGTCTATGACCGCAGTTTTGAAAGCCGTCGGATCGAGCTTTTTGTCCCGCTCGTGATCCGTGATGAGATCGTCGGAGCAGTATTCCTGGGCGAAAAAGCGACCGGCGAAGCATATACCTCGTACGAAAAAGAGATCATCTGCGCGATGGGCCGCCACATCGGCGTCGCCATCTCACAGCGAAATCTGATGGCCGAGATCGAGCGTCATTCCGAGGAGAACCGACGACTCTTTGAAGGCTTGCGGACGACCTATAATGACACGGTCAAGGCCTTTGCCGCCGCGATCGACTGTAAGGACAAGTACACCGAGGGCCATTCCGTGCGGGTCGGCCGATACTCTGAGATCATCGCCGCTGAGCTTGATTGGTCGCCCGATCAGGTCGAGGGTGCGGCGACCGCCGGCTATCTGCACGACGTCGGTAAACTGACCGTCGAGCGCAAGATCATCAACGCTCCATATCGCATCAACGCAAAGGAATCCGCCGAGTTGAACAAGCATCCGTCGGTCGGCTTTGAGATCCTGCAGCCGATACATCACCCGTACACTGACGTTCCGCTGGCGGCAAAATACCATCACGAACGCCTCGACGGCCGCGGTTACCCCGACGGACTCTACGACCGCGAGATACCGTATATCGCCAAGATCGTGAATCTCGGAGATTCCTTCGACGCGATGACGACCGACCGACCTTACAAGGCACGCCGTCCGGCCAACGATGTGGTCGAGGACCTAAGGCGCAACGCCGGTAAGCAGTTTGCACCCGAGCTAGTAACGGCTTTCCTGCGAGGAATGTTAAAAGAGCTGACCGGTGAGAGCAAGGACAAGCGTTTTCGCCGAATGCTCGGCCGCGAATATATGGAGGCTGAGGGCATCGTCCCGACGCTCCGCAATACGCTCAACGAAATGCAGCCAACGACGACGCTGACCTATATCGCCACGGATATCGCAACCGATCAGCCGTAAGCGGACGGTTTATTGCGGCGGCCCGGCGGCAGTCAGCGGAAGGTCGTTGGCAAGCCCGAATTGCGTGATCAGAATCCCCGACGACGAACGCAAAATGTACCAGACGCCGTTTCGGTAAACGGCGATATCGGTGCGACCGTCGCCGTCAAAATCACCGGGCGACGGTATATCCGACGCGATGCCGAACGGGACAAAGTCGTTTCCGCCCGAGCTCTTTTTGATGTACCAAACGCCATCTGACGGCCGAAAAATTGCCAGATCGAGCTTGCCGTCACCGTCGTAATCGCCCGCCGCTGGATTGTCGCCGGCCGATCCCCAAAAATCCATAACGCCCGAAAGATGCCCGTCGGACGACCGCGACCAATTCCAGCGACCTTCGCCGAATGTCGCAAAATCAGCCTTGCCGTCAAAGTCAAAATCACCGCTCACGGGCACGTCGTTCGGCGAAGGCCTCGACACCAGCACGACTCCGTTTGAACTCTGCAGAACATAAAAACGATGGTCGGCCGGGCGAAAAATGGCGGGGTCGGCCTTGCCGTCGCCATCAAAATCGCCGATCGCCGGCAGATCGCCGGGCGAACCCCAAGAGATGTACGAGACGGCGAAATTTGAACTCCGCAACACATAAAAGTCAGCTGCCGCCGCGTCCGCAGTCGGCCGAAAGATCGCGATGTCGGCCTTGCCGTCGCCATCAAAATCGGCGGGCACCGGACGATCGCCCGCCAGCCCGAAATTTGCCGCTATAAAGCCCGCAGTCGAACGCTGAATGTACCAATTGCCGTCCGACGGCCGAAATACCGAAACGTCGCTGCGCCCGTCGCCGTCAAAATCTGCCAGCGGCCGCGGCCCGACCGGCAAATCGAACGATTCGGTCACGACGGTGTTGTTATTACCCGAACCGACGTCCTGGATCGAGGCCAAAACCCCCATTCCCCGCATCGCAAATCCGCGCCAGACGTGACGGACGTCAGAGGGGTTTGCCGCCTGTGCGGCGACTAGAATGGCATCGCGCATCTGGAGGACGGTCGGATTGAGCGGCGATAACTTCATCCCGTCCGTAATGTATTGCAACGCCCGTCGGTTGCCCTCGGCCGGCCCGAGAGCGTCGATCAAAG
This is a stretch of genomic DNA from Chloracidobacterium sp.. It encodes these proteins:
- a CDS encoding HD domain-containing protein — protein: MIEQRTKLIHAFGALADLGQEVANKNNFQETIRTALHLISGSLAIMRGGVARYSRFGHELNMLAVRGLGDDFPLSLSLCLEDERQFLANGLNPIETAAARVLPFFQVYDRSFESRRIELFVPLVIRDEIVGAVFLGEKATGEAYTSYEKEIICAMGRHIGVAISQRNLMAEIERHSEENRRLFEGLRTTYNDTVKAFAAAIDCKDKYTEGHSVRVGRYSEIIAAELDWSPDQVEGAATAGYLHDVGKLTVERKIINAPYRINAKESAELNKHPSVGFEILQPIHHPYTDVPLAAKYHHERLDGRGYPDGLYDREIPYIAKIVNLGDSFDAMTTDRPYKARRPANDVVEDLRRNAGKQFAPELVTAFLRGMLKELTGESKDKRFRRMLGREYMEAEGIVPTLRNTLNEMQPTTTLTYIATDIATDQP
- a CDS encoding four helix bundle protein, whose product is MRSHEKLDVWKRSIDLVVFVYRLTENFPSEEKFGLTSQIRRAAVSIPANIAEGAARETDKDFGRFLTIAQGSASEVETELLIANRLGFLSTKDFDEAMASLDGIGRMITGLSKHLKRKSTT
- a CDS encoding trypsin-like peptidase domain-containing protein; translation: MKIHLLASLLLFGYFSTFPQTRDSKLDASAIFERSAKSVVVVFCGNAEGKFVQGSGVILRADGVIATNFHVVGNAYTCRVKLSSGDVYDDVSILQTDERKDIAIIQIRGMNLPALTMADSDQVKVGSTVYAVGAPLGLEGSITSGLISSIRPVNEMFSWAEGFRVMQISTPVTHGSSGCPVLNEKGEVIGLVFAARVEGQNLNAAIPINYVHPLVSTSVAATALKQFPKAVPTNVTATPKVINESINGLAGVYSGNWASENFPSSGSLVITISVKDQLATVNAVFTGSEVLNQEEFVAKFTSIGSGVLKMEYVGKTTGITGTGILNDGRFSGDYKFDPDSGKWSLALKGMPDAPIVVTAPPTAPSKGVSTKDDYEYGSLSELRGIKKIYIQTGIETSYREQIIRALEKTGLNLQILASEENAECVIIFRNELINEPWFSGSAAIVEKSLGQGMVILVGKGQQRHKLLYKFRETKDSWFEGKPIGKFAKIVAAGFKDANR
- a CDS encoding STAS domain-containing protein, which produces MITENGVETAFSAADDKAVVLAGDYLNKLSGEAIERECKTKLESGVKELVVDFSQTEIINSIGISILLGVIDTAANSGAKVVFSDLNEESAELFEMLGLTKHVEVVKS
- a CDS encoding DUF559 domain-containing protein, translated to MPYDRRKGDINNLPRLAEFRNELRNDLTPAEASLWKMIRNSQFEGRKFRRQHSVGNYILDFYCPSEKLAIALDGARHYSGEGAAYDRERCAYLESKGIRLLRFENERVFQDRDWVADMIRDNFRSGAAAPTRIYKRGRSRDEDESSG